AATATTAAATCCAAGATCCTTACGACTTCTTTGAATTCTATTTACAACTTCACGTGCAAGTCCTTCTTCAACGAGTTCATCAGTAAGAACTACATCCATATCAATTGAAATATATCTATTTGATACGGCTTCAGTCCCTTCTTTGGCCTCTCTAAAAATATCAATATCTTCAGTAATCAGCTTTTCTCCGCCTAGCTCTATGAACCCGTTATCTTCCAAAGAAGCTAGGTCTTGAGCATTCATTGCCTGGATAAGTTTTCCAAATTGCCCCATTCTCTTACCAAGCTTCTTTCCAAGTACTTTGAAGTTAGGTTTTGCAAAGAGCTTAATGAACTTATCTTCCTCAGTTGAGTACTCAATAGACTTGATATTTAGTTCAGATTGAATATAAGTTTCAAGTTTAGAGATTTCATCTAATAAGTCTTGGTCTTTATGAATAATAGTTAGTCTCGCTAGTGGAGTCTTAACTTTTATTTGTACTTGGTTTCTTTTTTGTCTTCCAAGTAAAATTAGCTGTTGCATTCTATCAACAGCATCTTCTAATTTAGGCTTTATCTTGTTTTCATTGGCAACAGGGTAGTCACAAAGATGAACTGAAACTTCCACCTCATCAGAGTTAAACTTCTTGAGTTCAGCATATGTGTATTCTGCAAGAAATGGTGCAAATGGCGCCATACACTTTGAAATTTCCGTTAGAACGTAGTGAAGCGTAGTGTATGCTGCACACTTATCATCATTTAAGCCTTCTCCCCAAAAACGAGAACGGTTAAGTCGAATGTACCAATTTGTAAGGTCTTCGATGAAGTTAAATAGTGCTGGAACAACATTATAGAGTTTATATTCTTCCATTTCTTTGGCGATATTCTTCTTTAATGTCTGTAGTTTTGAAACTACCCACTGATCAACAATATTTTCACCTTCGAGAGAATTTGTCGTAGCTTGCCAACCGTCAACTTGAGCGTAAGTTTGGAAGAATTTAAAAGCATTAAACCACGGAAGTAACGCTCTTCTAACCATATCTTTTACACCAGCGTCAGTGAATCTTTGTTCTTCACCTCTTACCAGTCCTGAGTTTATTAAATAAAGCCTTAGGGCATCTGCTCCATACTCTTCCATTAATGTATCTGGAGGTGTGTAATTCTTAAGACGCTTTGACATTTTCTTGCCATCTTCGGCCATTACTAAACCGTTAACAATAACATTCTTAAATGCTGGCTTTTCAAATAAAGCTGTAGATAAAACAGTTAAAGTGTAGAACCATCCTCTTGTCTGATCGAGACCTTCTGCGATGAATTCAGCTGGGTATCCCTTTTCAAAAACTTCTTTGTTCTCAAATGGGTAGTGAAGTTGAGCGTATGGCATTGAACCTGATTCAAACCAGCAGTCAAATACTTCAGTGATTCTTTTATAAGTACCCTCTTCACCATCAATAGTGAATGTGACAGCGTCAGCATTTTCTCTGTGCAGATCTGTGAGTTCAACTCCTGAGAGTTCATTTAATTCTTGAATACTACCAATACAGATACATTTCCCAGATTCAGTATTTCTCCAAATAGGTAGAGGAGTTCCCCACACTCTATTTCTAGATACGGCCCAATCACGAGCACCTTCAAGCCACTTACCAAATCTTCCGCCCTTTATATGTCCAGGAACCCAGTTGATTTGTTCGTTAGATGCCAGAAGCTTATCAACATTTTCTTCAACCTTTACATACCAAGAAGGAATCGCTTTATAGATTAAAGGCGTATCAGATCTTGGACAGAATGGGTAACTGTGAACAAGTACTGATTGCTCATAGAGTGATCCATTTTCTTTAAGGTCTTTAATTATTTGTTTATCGGCTTCTTTTACATGAACACCTTGGTAGGCAGGAACATGTTTTGTAAACTTTCCAGCATCATCAACAGGGCAAACCGAAGCATTGATTCCTGCTTCTTTCATAATTCTATTATCATCTTCACCAAATGCTGGAGCAGTATGTACGATACCAGTACCATCATCTGTAGTAACGTAGTCATCATTTAAAACTTGAAATGCACCGTCAGCTTTTAGCTCTTTGAAGAAATCGAAAATAGGAGTGTAGGTCTTTCCTTTAAGTTCACTTCCTTTAAGTTCTTCTACTGTTGTGAGATTTCTTTTCTTCGAATAGTGCTCTAGTCTCGATTTTGCCAAGTAGAAGAAGAGGTCTTTGTCTTCATCTTTTACTTTTACATAATCAATATCAGCACCAACACAGAGGCATAAATTTGAAGGAAGGGTCCAAGGAGTAGTGGTCCAAGCAGCAAGATAAGTATTCTCTTCACCATCCATTTTAAATAAAACTGTAACGGCCGGGTCTTGAACATCCTGGTAATTTGAAGTTGCTTCAAAATTAGATAGAACTGTTCCTAGTTCTGTCGAGAAAGGTACAACCTTAGTTCCTTGATAAACAAGATCCTTTTCCCAGAGTTGTTTAAATACCCACCAGACAGATTCCATAAATGGAGTGTCCATCGTTTTATAGTCATTTTCAAAATCAACCCATCTACCAATTCTTGTAACTGTCTTTTCCCATTCAGATACAAATCTTTGAACAATTCCACGGCATTCGTCGTTATATTTCTTTACGCCAAACTTCGCTACTGCATCTTGAGCCGACATTCCAAGTTTCTTATCAATTTCGTGTTCAACAGGAAGTCCATGACAATCCCAACCAAAACGTCTTTCAACGTAACGACCTTTCATTGTCCAGTATCTTGGAACAATATCTTTTAGGGTAGAGGCCAGTAGGTGACCATGGTGAGGTAGTCCAGTTGCAAATGGAGGTCCATCATAGAAAATATATGGATTCTTATCTTTGGTCTTGTCTAAAGACTTTTTAAAAATATTCTGCTCTTTCCAAAATGATAAGACTTGATGTTCATTTTCTACAAAAGAAAAACTTTCATTATTTGTGCTTTCTGTTTCGGCCACGAATTAGCTCCCATAAACTTAGTAAAATAGGTCATTTTAAGGGACAGATAATAGCAAAAAGCACGTGAAATTAACAGTTTAATCTTGCTGTGCGTCCTCTTGTGTCAAATTTTGCCGAAGCTTCAACTTTATTGGAGTTATCTCTTAGAAAAATCTTAAATTCCGATAGGTTAGCTATGAAGACTTTAATTTTACTAGTCACGCTTATGACAATTGCTCCGATATCTCTTTCTCAGGAAAGGAAGTTTGGCACAACGACACGTTATCGAAAATCTACTAATAGTCTTATTCAGTGGGATAAATTGGATCCTGTGGACTATTTGGACTACGACCTTTGGCTAAATGATACTAAGCTCAAGGATAGATGGCCTAATTGGGAGAAGACCGTTAGGGAGAAAAGACAGAAGGAGTCGCTTGGAAAAGTTCTCGATTGTGTCGGTGAGTGTAGGATGTTTCGAGGAGTAGGAAACTATAGGACTCAGTTTAGATCTGCTGTAATGGAAGGTGATGAGCTTATTACGAGTAGCGATAGTTACGCTTGGGTTTTCTTGTTAGATGGAACAATGGTTAGGCTCTCTCCAAGTAGTTCAATAACTTTCAGAGAAATAAATATTGGTGTAGATGAAACTTTTATTCATGTAAGAATCAATTCAGGAAATATTCTTTGGCTATCTAGAATGAATGAAAAGTTCAAAGAAGTTAATGAAAGGGAAACAGATTCTATCTTTTTACCTATGTCGTATTATGAGGCCATGCCTATTACTGATAAGGTTAAAGTCGTTGAAGGGGATCTCTTTTCTCTTCTAGAAAAAAAGAAAACTGTTCTCAAACAGTATCAACGACTTAATAAATTAATTGAAGAAAATAATAAGAAATTTAAAAAGCGTGATACCTATGCTTTTCTCGTTAGTCCAAATGGAACGGTTGCCGGGCGTAACTTAAATATTGAATTTATTTCTCTTATTGGAAATTTGTCTTATGTTAAATCTAGAACTTATTCACAACTTGGCCTTGATCTTGGAGTAGAAGATAGCGATAAATCAAGTGAAGCTTCTTTTTATCTGAGAGGGTTTGAAAATAAAGAGAGCATCACATTAACTCCAGGGCAATGGTATCGAATAGGGAAAAAAGGGCGAGAGATAAATCTTTATCAGGATACTCAGCTCCAGCAGATAGGCGAGTTACTAACAAAGAGAATTCCTTCAATATTAGTAGGAAGAGAATTATTGTTTGAAAAATATTCTACTTTTATGAATGAAGCCCAAGATGCCGATGTCTTGGCCTATGATCATAGTTATAGACAGTGGGGGAAGATGTCAGATCCTAAAAGTGATATGAGTCTTAGGTTGAGTTACTTATTGGAGTACACAAGAAGAATTGAGACCACAAACTTATTAAGCTCTGGTCGATTACGTGATAAGTTAATCGCAAGAGGTGAGCCTACTGATGATATGGAGTATAGTTTGAAGTTCTTTAATAAGGCGCTGGTTAATTATATGAGAGCAAATGACGACCCAACACTTGAAGAAAGTGATAGGGAAGTTTTAAATAGTGTAACGAAGAAATATTGGAAGATAATAAATGACATCAAATAAAGTACATCAATTAATACTTGCGAGTGGTTCCCCAAGAAGAAAGGAACTGTTGTCGTGGCTAGACGTTAAATTTACAATTATTAGCTCTGACGTAGAAGAGGTTACTGAAAAAATTGAGCCAGTGGAAGTTGCACAAGATTTGGCGGCCCTAAAAGGAAGAGATGTTTTTAGTAAAATAGATCGTTTGCAATTTCCCAATCCTATTATTATTTCATCAGATACTATTGTAACTTATAATGGTCTTATTTATGGAAAACCTAAGAATAAGGCATCAGCTAGAGAAATGCTACTTGAGCTAGAGGGGAAGACTCACGAAGTTATTACAAGTGTCTTTTTTTTAAAGAGTGATCTGCATAGTGGAGAAGTTATAGAAAAAGTCTTCTCTGTATCGAGTAAAGTTACGTTTGAGAAAATTGATCGAGACTTGCTTGATAGATATATAGAAAGTGGTGAGTCTTTAGATAAAGCGGGTTCCTATGGAATTCAAGGTCGAGGTCTCTCTTTTATTTCGAACTTAGACGGATCTTACTCGAATGTTGTTGGACTTCCTTTGTCTGACTTTTTTAGGGAATTCAAAGCTTTCCTTGGTTTTGAGAACTCTATTAATGGAGAGTGGAGAAAGGTTTTAGGTGAATGAATTCCAAGCACTCTTACAAGAATTAGGACTTAATTATTTTGATCTAACACATAATGAAGATGGAATACATTTTTCTATCGAAGTGTGGGCCAAGCCTGGATCTAAGCTTGAAAAAGTACAAATTGGACAAAGAGGTGAGTTGGTTTCTTTTATTAAAGAAAGGGCCGTTGAAGGTGCTGCTAATAAGGGGTTACTAAAGAGTATTGCTAAGGTCTTTGGAACAAATTCTTCTAATATCGTGCTTTTAAGCGGTGGAAAATCAAAGTTTAAAAGATTTTCTGTAGCTTTAACTTTTACAGACCGTAAAAGAATATCTTATTATTTAGAGAAACTAAATGGTGCACTTAAAAAATGAAAATCTTACTAATTCTATTACTCACAGTTAACGTTTCTTGGTCACAAGAAAAGTCGGCCTTTGAGTACACTAAAGAGATTCACAATAAAATTAACGAGCTTTCTAAAGTTCAGCCAACAAGTTATCAATCTAGAGTATTTGAACTTAAAGCTGATTTAGAAAAATTCTTTTCATTCAAAAAGAAGGTTTGTAATGGAGAGTTTTCAGCTGTGATACTTAGTGAGGAGCCATCAGTTTCAAGTAGCAGTAAGCTGTCTAAAGAAGAAAAGGAATTGTGCTTTAGAGAGTTAAAAGCTCTGCAAACTTCATTTATAAATAATCTCTTTCTTGCTAGAAAGAATTATCTTCAATGGGGTCATGATAAGAATTTAAAAGAATTAAATGAAGAAAGAGAAAAGGCTATCCTAAGCTTAAATGAAAGCTTCGGAAAAAAGAGTTCTAAGATTCGTGGAAGATAAGATATAAATCCTAATCTTGTGAATCCTTGATTTCTTCTTTTTTAGTACTTAGTACTGCTTTTGGTCTTAAACTCTTTGCTCTACCAAATGATCTTGTAGGTTTTAAGCTTAAAGTCTTTGTAGATGATCTAAAAGAACTTCTCATTAAACCTTTGTGGTCAAATTTGATTTCAGTTTCAGAGTTTGTAGTAGTTTCATTTGAAGTGCTCATGCAACTTCCTCCATATTGAGTGTGACTGATTTATATACACCATCAGATCACACAAGAGAGGAACTTACCTAGCTGGTGATCTTTTGATTCTTATTTTTGCTAAAATAGCTTACTTTCAACAACGGCAAATCCTTAGCCAAAGTTTCTTTTAACTTGATCCTTAACGGTCAAAATATGTAAAAACTTAATTCAGTTTGCACTAAACTAAGTTATCGTTATTTTAACACATTCTGCCATAAAATGCACACTTTCCAAGAGGCAATCCTGTCCTGTTGCGCCATGAGTTGTAAATAGCTGAAATCTAGGGCAATCTATATCTTAAAATATGAATAAATTGTCAAAAAGGAAGACGTTCCATGTCGAGAAACTCTATTTACACTAAGGTGTTGTCAATTTTTACACTTATTTTAGTTACTGCATGTGGTGGCATACAAAAAGCAGCAGTTGGAACAACTGGTTCACTGATGTATGAGGCAACTAAAGGTCTTGAAACTGAAGGTAATTGGCACAATTTTAAAGTAGGTACTTTACCTAACTTATTGCTGGTTGATGGCCTTTTAAGTCTTAAGCCAGATGATCGCGAATTACTTGTAACAGCAATTAAGGGTTACACAGGGTACGCTTTTGCTATTAATGAGACAGAGTATTTGAAAGACTATTTTGAAGAAAAGGAAAAGAGTGTTCATAAAGATCAGGCCATTATTAATTATGCAAAGGCATTTTCTTATGGACAAAGATTACTTCTAAAATATGGAGTGAGCTGGGATGATCTATTAAAATCTCAAAATCAAGAAGGTGGAGTTGAAAAACTCTTAGAAGATAACCTAAGAGAAGATCAACCTATATTAGAAGGTGTTCTTTTCTCGGCCCAAGCTTTAGGAGGAATGATTAATCTCCAAAAAACAGATATGTCTATGGTTGCCTTACTTCCTATCGTAAAAGGGATGTTTGATTGGGTTTGCCATAAGGAGCCAGATATAAACTTTGGTGCTTGTCAGATCTTTGATGGAACATATGCTGCTTCAAGACCTAAAATGCTAGGCGGGGACCCTGAAAA
The window above is part of the Halobacteriovorax sp. HLS genome. Proteins encoded here:
- a CDS encoding DUF167 domain-containing protein, coding for MNEFQALLQELGLNYFDLTHNEDGIHFSIEVWAKPGSKLEKVQIGQRGELVSFIKERAVEGAANKGLLKSIAKVFGTNSSNIVLLSGGKSKFKRFSVALTFTDRKRISYYLEKLNGALKK
- a CDS encoding TRAP transporter TatT component family protein, which codes for MSRNSIYTKVLSIFTLILVTACGGIQKAAVGTTGSLMYEATKGLETEGNWHNFKVGTLPNLLLVDGLLSLKPDDRELLVTAIKGYTGYAFAINETEYLKDYFEEKEKSVHKDQAIINYAKAFSYGQRLLLKYGVSWDDLLKSQNQEGGVEKLLEDNLREDQPILEGVLFSAQALGGMINLQKTDMSMVALLPIVKGMFDWVCHKEPDINFGACQIFDGTYAASRPKMLGGDPEKGKEIFLKLIAKNPENWLARLAFVQYYVIPMSEEDDYKTQKFFLETASRNLAKELRGNPKRKIDKAFTQPRLRLYQSLAVKRYEIIKQYEDDLF
- the ileS gene encoding isoleucine--tRNA ligase; this encodes MAETESTNNESFSFVENEHQVLSFWKEQNIFKKSLDKTKDKNPYIFYDGPPFATGLPHHGHLLASTLKDIVPRYWTMKGRYVERRFGWDCHGLPVEHEIDKKLGMSAQDAVAKFGVKKYNDECRGIVQRFVSEWEKTVTRIGRWVDFENDYKTMDTPFMESVWWVFKQLWEKDLVYQGTKVVPFSTELGTVLSNFEATSNYQDVQDPAVTVLFKMDGEENTYLAAWTTTPWTLPSNLCLCVGADIDYVKVKDEDKDLFFYLAKSRLEHYSKKRNLTTVEELKGSELKGKTYTPIFDFFKELKADGAFQVLNDDYVTTDDGTGIVHTAPAFGEDDNRIMKEAGINASVCPVDDAGKFTKHVPAYQGVHVKEADKQIIKDLKENGSLYEQSVLVHSYPFCPRSDTPLIYKAIPSWYVKVEENVDKLLASNEQINWVPGHIKGGRFGKWLEGARDWAVSRNRVWGTPLPIWRNTESGKCICIGSIQELNELSGVELTDLHRENADAVTFTIDGEEGTYKRITEVFDCWFESGSMPYAQLHYPFENKEVFEKGYPAEFIAEGLDQTRGWFYTLTVLSTALFEKPAFKNVIVNGLVMAEDGKKMSKRLKNYTPPDTLMEEYGADALRLYLINSGLVRGEEQRFTDAGVKDMVRRALLPWFNAFKFFQTYAQVDGWQATTNSLEGENIVDQWVVSKLQTLKKNIAKEMEEYKLYNVVPALFNFIEDLTNWYIRLNRSRFWGEGLNDDKCAAYTTLHYVLTEISKCMAPFAPFLAEYTYAELKKFNSDEVEVSVHLCDYPVANENKIKPKLEDAVDRMQQLILLGRQKRNQVQIKVKTPLARLTIIHKDQDLLDEISKLETYIQSELNIKSIEYSTEEDKFIKLFAKPNFKVLGKKLGKRMGQFGKLIQAMNAQDLASLEDNGFIELGGEKLITEDIDIFREAKEGTEAVSNRYISIDMDVVLTDELVEEGLAREVVNRIQRSRKDLGFNIDDRITIEFSGDEQICASVLKHSEHIARETLANSISKSDNNTGIEFNIDDHNIKLAINKA
- a CDS encoding nucleoside triphosphate pyrophosphatase codes for the protein MTSNKVHQLILASGSPRRKELLSWLDVKFTIISSDVEEVTEKIEPVEVAQDLAALKGRDVFSKIDRLQFPNPIIISSDTIVTYNGLIYGKPKNKASAREMLLELEGKTHEVITSVFFLKSDLHSGEVIEKVFSVSSKVTFEKIDRDLLDRYIESGESLDKAGSYGIQGRGLSFISNLDGSYSNVVGLPLSDFFREFKAFLGFENSINGEWRKVLGE